A single Cottoperca gobio chromosome 7, fCotGob3.1, whole genome shotgun sequence DNA region contains:
- the LOC115010546 gene encoding vasopressin V2 receptor-like, giving the protein MSVPTVTDSYPSLSWSVVSVTPAGTNATDWERDALLVVAEVVVLAVILVMALLGNGLVLVVLVRRRRHHNPLHRFMINLCLADLVVALFQVLPQLVWDAKGCFPGPDFLCRLVKYLQVLGMFASSYMIVAMTVDRHYAICCPLQAHRSGATERWNSFILLAWGLSLLLSLPQVFIFSRSEVAPGVYECWGNFAESWGLKAYVTWMTLAVFILPVLIITVCQVRIFKEIHNNLYLKSERRLSPASLPPSTRDSRRREGWGGGERSNLSLYVSPLMFNTPGSDSSFHPPPIYQHPPMAALRSPCDTYTADYPVSDKNLGFLSVALQPDVLPGPAAFSAVCPPPPKAPPARGGGVSAAMSKTVRMTLVIVLVYSLCWAPFFSVQLWAAWDPDPPQTSAVFTLLMLLASLNSCTNPWIYSAFSSSVSPELRLLLLCRSPSQRRGSLPNDSTTTTTHTSN; this is encoded by the exons ATGTCAGTCCCCACGGTAACAGACTCGTACCCGTCCCTCAGCTGGTCGGTGGTCTCTGTGACCCCGGCAGGTACGAATGCCACAGACTGGGAGCGTGACGCCCTCCTGGTGGTGGCCGAGGTCGTGGTGCTGGCGGTCATCTTGGTGATGGCGCTGCTCGGCAACGGGCTGGTGCTGGTGGTGTTGGTAAGGCGGAGACGACACCACAACCCGCTGCACAGGTTCATGATCAACCTCTGCCTGGCCGACCTGGTGGTGGCACTGTtccag GTGTTGCCCCAGCTGGTGTGGGACGCTAAAGGCTGCTTTCCCGGCCCAGACTTCCTGTGTCGCCTGGTGAAATACCTGCAGGTCCTCGGGATGTTCGCCTCCTCCTACATGATCGTAGCCATGACGGTGGACCGGCACTACGCCAtctgctgccccctgcaggCGCACCGCAGCGGGGCCACCGAGCGCTGGAACAGTTTCATACTGCTGGCCTGGGGGCTGTCGCTGCTGCTCAGCCTGCCACAG GTCTTCATCTTCTCCCGCTCAGAAGTGGCTCCTGGAGTCTACGAGTGTTGGGGAAACTTTGCGGAGTCCTGGGGCCTCAAAGCCTACGTGACCTGGATGACTCTGGCTGTCTTCATCCTCCCCGTCCTCATCATCACCGTCTGCCAG GTGCGAATCTTCAAGGAGATCCACAACAACCTGTACCTGAAGTCAGAGCGCCGCCTGTCCCCCGCCTCCCTCCCCCCATCCACACGGGACAGCCGGAGAAGAGaaggatggggaggaggagagaggtccaATCTCTCCCTGTACGTTTCCCCTCTCATGTTCAACACCCCCGGGAGTGACAGCAGCTTTCACCCTCCTCCCATCTATCAGCACCCGCCCATGGCTGCACTCAGGTCACCCTGTGACACCTACACAGCTGATTACCCAG TTTCCGATAAAAACCTCGGCTTCCTGTCGGTGGCGCTGCAGCCTGACGTGCTGCCCGGCCCTGCGGCCTTCTCTGCCGTctgcccccccccacccaaaGCCCCCCCGGCCCGGGGTGGAGGGGTGTCAGCGGCCATGTCGAAGACCGTGAGGATGACGCTCGTCATTGTGCTCGTGTACTCGCTCTGCTGGGCCCCCTTCTTCAGCGTCCAGCTGTGGGCCGCCTGGGACCCCGACCCACCTCAGACCA gtgcagtGTTCACCCTGCTGATGCTGCTGGCCAGCCTGAACTCGTGCACTAACCCCTGGATCTACTCGGCCTTCTCCAGCAGCGTGTCTCCGGAGCtccgcctgctgctgctctgtcgCTCTCCCTCTCAGCGCCGGGGCTCGTTACCCAACgactccaccaccaccaccacacacacatccaactag